One Glutamicibacter mishrai genomic window carries:
- a CDS encoding metal ABC transporter permease codes for MNFSDFIDKAFNFDDYAQLLPLVYNSLIAGAVLGIVGGLIGIFIMMRDMAFAVHGIAELSFAGAAFALLIGADVVTGSVLGSLIAALILGFLGTRARDRNSITGVLMPFGLGLGILFLSLYEGRSANKFGLLTGQIVAVDNLQLTGMLVLSLVVVLALILVWRPLTFASVDPVVANARGVRTSGLSIFFMVILALAVAVTIQVVGALLVLALLITPAAAAMRVTSNPVLTVVLSIAFAELAVVGGILLALAGALPISPYVTTISFLIYVICRGIEYVRSPRRRHQV; via the coding sequence ATGAACTTTTCGGACTTCATCGACAAAGCTTTTAATTTTGACGATTACGCACAGCTGTTGCCGCTCGTCTACAACTCGCTTATTGCCGGCGCGGTCCTGGGCATCGTTGGCGGGTTGATCGGCATCTTCATCATGATGCGCGATATGGCGTTTGCTGTTCACGGAATCGCGGAGCTGTCCTTCGCCGGTGCTGCGTTTGCGCTGCTGATCGGCGCGGATGTGGTGACTGGATCGGTGCTTGGATCACTTATCGCGGCATTGATCCTCGGATTTCTGGGGACGAGAGCCCGTGACCGTAACTCGATTACCGGAGTCCTGATGCCTTTCGGGCTGGGTCTGGGTATCTTGTTCCTGTCGCTTTATGAGGGACGCAGTGCCAATAAGTTCGGATTGCTCACCGGCCAGATTGTCGCGGTCGACAACCTCCAGCTGACCGGCATGCTGGTGCTGTCGCTCGTCGTGGTTCTCGCTTTGATCCTCGTTTGGCGTCCGCTGACCTTTGCTTCGGTAGATCCGGTGGTAGCCAATGCCCGAGGAGTGCGTACGTCGGGACTATCGATTTTCTTCATGGTGATCCTGGCGCTGGCGGTGGCAGTCACCATCCAGGTTGTCGGCGCCTTGCTGGTACTTGCTCTGTTGATTACACCGGCGGCCGCGGCGATGCGAGTCACGTCCAATCCTGTGCTTACTGTGGTGCTGTCGATCGCTTTTGCGGAATTGGCAGTTGTTGGTGGCATTCTGTTGGCGCTGGCTGGCGCTCTTCCGATTAGCCCGTATGTCACGACGATTTCGTTCCTGATTTACGTCATCTGCCGTGGAATTGAATATGTGCGTTCTCCGCGACGGCGCCATCAGGTGTAA
- a CDS encoding HNH endonuclease has translation MSETTIPRTGTPNPENHGNYTAMVLGLEADLARIEEHGTTEECLEAISLLETLTSSADYHKAALSHQAEINITRTNTQKGTFTQLNRGAAASVALARKADPHGYGAYLENCRILFNDTPHLAAAYSRGEYTETQMRAILTPLRGVKAERRKEFDDFYALNPAMFHNLGNRKIGDTVKDFTLAYGSDDQCKEQKAADEQRHVKFTAHPATGTMNLHAHLPLAAGIAMKNAIKAKSQSLKAAGDERTRAQIEADYLASFCTNPDAKVPVNLNIGLIMTDKTLFLGGRQPAYLEGYGVIAPQYARELVAGQEISNNMTLAEMAKTRSPAFIEQLEATVELIRLYTAPGDKDLIAMDSKARIFPEKMKKFIKMRDRGCRTPFCDGMIEEYDHVTQVYLGGHTCVINSDGRCKFCNQAKETPGWQEIVIASGPHEMKIATGMGPTYHSTAPPATGFAHKPYPQCMSEADWVRSFEEWLNRPPDTGSSPPGIEDIPA, from the coding sequence ATGTCCGAAACAACGATCCCCCGCACGGGTACCCCCAACCCAGAGAACCACGGCAACTACACCGCCATGGTCCTCGGGCTGGAAGCCGACCTGGCCCGGATCGAAGAACACGGCACCACCGAAGAATGCCTCGAAGCCATCTCCCTGCTCGAAACCCTCACCTCCTCCGCGGACTACCACAAAGCCGCGTTGAGCCACCAAGCAGAAATCAACATCACCCGCACCAACACCCAAAAAGGCACATTCACCCAGCTGAACCGCGGCGCTGCCGCCAGCGTCGCTCTGGCCCGCAAAGCAGACCCCCACGGCTACGGCGCCTACCTGGAAAACTGCCGCATCCTCTTCAACGACACCCCGCACCTGGCCGCAGCCTACAGCCGCGGCGAATACACCGAAACACAGATGCGCGCCATCCTCACCCCGCTGCGCGGAGTCAAAGCAGAGCGTCGCAAAGAATTCGATGACTTCTACGCTCTGAACCCGGCCATGTTCCACAACCTAGGCAACCGGAAAATCGGCGACACCGTCAAGGACTTCACCCTCGCCTACGGCAGTGACGACCAGTGCAAAGAGCAAAAAGCCGCCGACGAGCAACGCCACGTCAAATTCACCGCCCACCCAGCCACCGGCACCATGAACCTGCACGCGCACCTGCCACTGGCCGCCGGCATCGCCATGAAAAACGCGATCAAAGCCAAATCCCAAAGCCTCAAAGCCGCAGGCGATGAACGCACCCGCGCCCAGATCGAAGCAGACTACCTCGCCAGCTTCTGCACCAACCCCGACGCCAAGGTGCCCGTGAACCTGAACATCGGGCTGATCATGACCGACAAAACCCTGTTCCTCGGCGGCCGGCAGCCCGCCTACCTCGAAGGGTACGGCGTGATCGCACCGCAGTACGCGCGGGAGCTGGTCGCGGGCCAGGAGATCAGCAACAACATGACCCTGGCTGAAATGGCGAAAACCCGTTCCCCGGCCTTCATCGAACAGCTCGAAGCCACGGTGGAACTCATCCGCCTCTATACCGCTCCAGGGGATAAAGACTTGATCGCGATGGATTCCAAAGCGCGGATCTTCCCGGAGAAAATGAAGAAGTTCATCAAGATGCGCGACCGCGGGTGCCGCACCCCGTTCTGTGACGGGATGATCGAAGAATACGACCATGTCACCCAGGTCTATCTCGGTGGGCATACCTGTGTGATCAACTCCGACGGACGGTGCAAGTTCTGCAACCAGGCCAAGGAAACCCCCGGATGGCAGGAAATCGTCATCGCGTCCGGCCCGCATGAGATGAAGATCGCGACCGGAATGGGCCCGACCTATCATTCCACTGCGCCGCCTGCGACGGGCTTCGCGCATAAGCCGTACCCGCAGTGCATGAGTGAAGCTGATTGGGTGCGATCTTTCGAAGAATGGCTGAACCGGCCACCAGATACGGGCAGCAGTCCGCCCGGCATCGAGGATATCCCCGCATAA
- a CDS encoding Fur family transcriptional regulator translates to MSQPETRITKQRLAVTQALSEIDDFATAQQLHRWLQDSEKKVSLATVYRLLQSMADDGLLDVLRSGDGEARFRQCVTETHHHHLVCRSCSKTVEVQAPSVERWAARVAAEHDFSEPEHTVEIYGVCAECRAKKLA, encoded by the coding sequence ATGTCCCAGCCAGAAACCCGGATCACCAAGCAGCGATTGGCTGTCACTCAGGCCTTGAGCGAGATCGACGATTTCGCCACGGCCCAGCAGCTGCATCGCTGGTTGCAGGATTCCGAGAAGAAGGTTTCGCTGGCGACCGTCTACCGCCTCTTGCAGTCCATGGCCGACGACGGCCTGCTCGATGTTCTGCGCAGCGGCGACGGCGAAGCCCGTTTCCGCCAGTGCGTCACCGAGACCCATCACCACCATCTCGTCTGCCGATCCTGTTCGAAGACCGTGGAGGTACAGGCTCCATCGGTCGAACGCTGGGCAGCGCGCGTTGCCGCCGAACATGATTTTTCCGAGCCCGAGCACACTGTGGAGATCTACGGCGTCTGCGCCGAATGCCGCGCTAAAAAGCTTGCTTAG
- a CDS encoding MBL fold metallo-hydrolase, whose amino-acid sequence MRIKTRGHSCIELSTIDGSLLLDPGVFSDLTGAFEGKSAVLITHEHVDHADENAIVQALGANSVLEVYAPAALARSLREQLPSAAASQVHTVCAGADFVVGGIKVRTVGGTHATIHQSIDLVANVGYLLGDHAVGQPVVYHPGDSYHVPVDVRVDVLLLPVMAPWAKMSEAADFAVSVKAGCWTPIHDGLLNERGVSLFDRQLGAIAEGDGSRFERLQPGVENKVEELLAR is encoded by the coding sequence ATGCGTATCAAAACCAGAGGCCATTCCTGCATTGAACTGAGTACGATCGATGGTTCGCTGCTGCTGGATCCTGGAGTCTTTTCGGATCTGACAGGCGCTTTCGAAGGCAAGAGTGCGGTGCTGATCACCCACGAGCATGTGGACCACGCCGATGAAAATGCCATCGTCCAGGCCCTTGGCGCCAACTCTGTCCTGGAGGTCTACGCGCCTGCCGCGCTGGCCCGAAGCCTGCGCGAGCAGCTGCCCTCGGCGGCGGCCAGCCAGGTGCACACGGTGTGCGCCGGGGCGGACTTCGTCGTCGGTGGAATCAAGGTGCGCACGGTCGGCGGCACCCATGCCACGATCCACCAGTCGATCGACCTGGTCGCCAATGTCGGCTACCTGCTGGGCGATCATGCGGTAGGACAGCCGGTGGTGTATCACCCGGGCGATAGCTATCACGTCCCGGTCGACGTCCGGGTTGATGTCTTGCTGCTTCCGGTGATGGCGCCGTGGGCGAAGATGTCGGAGGCCGCGGACTTCGCAGTATCGGTCAAGGCAGGTTGCTGGACGCCGATCCATGACGGGCTGCTTAATGAACGCGGCGTCTCCCTGTTTGATCGGCAGCTCGGCGCGATTGCCGAGGGCGATGGCAGCCGCTTCGAGCGCCTGCAGCCGGGCGTCGAAAACAAAGTCGAAGAACTCCTGGCGAGGTAG
- a CDS encoding sulfurtransferase yields MNPLISAEELQDLPSRVLLDVRWVLGRDDGAQQYAQGHVPGAVFVDLERELSGAVGEHTGRHPLPLPADFEAAARRWGINQDSHVVVYDDSGALAAARAWWLLRHAGFENVQVLDGGLDAWKQASGQLSTQAPAVGPGSVSLSWGRMPVVEFDELDSLPGVLIDSRATARYLGIEEPVDPVAGHIPGALNRPTTDNIDEQARFYDPQMLRAGFEKLGAQQPGSAAYCGSGITAAHQVLAAASAGIELGLYPGGWSEYCSYPQAPVATSDEKHRN; encoded by the coding sequence ATGAACCCCTTGATTTCAGCTGAAGAATTGCAGGACCTGCCTTCCCGCGTGCTCCTTGATGTCCGCTGGGTGCTCGGGCGTGATGACGGAGCGCAGCAGTACGCCCAAGGCCATGTCCCGGGCGCGGTGTTTGTCGATCTGGAACGCGAGCTTTCCGGCGCGGTGGGCGAGCATACCGGCCGGCACCCCTTGCCGCTGCCCGCGGATTTCGAAGCGGCGGCCCGGCGCTGGGGGATCAACCAGGACAGCCACGTGGTGGTCTACGATGATTCCGGGGCGCTGGCGGCCGCTCGCGCATGGTGGTTATTGCGCCATGCCGGGTTCGAAAACGTGCAGGTGCTTGATGGGGGATTGGATGCCTGGAAGCAGGCTTCCGGGCAGCTCTCAACCCAAGCGCCGGCGGTGGGTCCCGGATCCGTGTCCCTGTCCTGGGGCCGGATGCCGGTAGTGGAATTCGACGAGCTGGACTCCCTGCCAGGGGTTCTGATCGATTCGAGGGCCACGGCAAGGTACCTGGGCATCGAGGAACCAGTGGATCCCGTCGCCGGCCATATCCCCGGCGCATTGAACCGGCCGACCACCGATAATATCGACGAGCAGGCGCGCTTCTACGATCCTCAGATGCTGCGTGCAGGGTTCGAGAAGCTCGGCGCCCAGCAGCCCGGATCGGCGGCGTACTGCGGTTCGGGAATCACCGCGGCCCACCAGGTGCTGGCCGCCGCGAGCGCCGGGATCGAACTGGGCCTGTATCCGGGCGGCTGGTCCGAATACTGCTCCTACCCGCAGGCACCGGTCGCGACCAGCGACGAAAAACACCGCAACTAG
- a CDS encoding HIT family protein, producing the protein MSTLFSKIIDGQIPGRFVWKDETCVGFLSIGPLSDGHTLVVPREEIDEFTDAAPELLTHLTLVAQKIGQSQKRVFGAQRAGLMIAGFEVPHLHVHVWPTNSLADFDLSNAALDPDPHQMDKNAQKLRDGLVADGHGEFVPEA; encoded by the coding sequence ATGAGCACGCTGTTCAGCAAGATCATCGACGGCCAGATCCCAGGACGCTTCGTGTGGAAGGACGAGACGTGCGTCGGCTTCCTGTCCATCGGCCCGCTCTCCGACGGGCACACCCTGGTGGTTCCGCGCGAAGAGATCGACGAGTTCACCGATGCCGCCCCCGAGCTGCTCACGCACCTCACCCTGGTTGCGCAGAAGATCGGGCAGAGTCAGAAACGCGTTTTCGGCGCGCAGCGTGCCGGGCTGATGATCGCCGGATTCGAAGTGCCGCACCTGCATGTGCACGTGTGGCCGACCAATTCGCTGGCGGATTTCGACCTGTCCAATGCGGCGCTGGACCCGGATCCGCATCAGATGGACAAAAATGCGCAGAAGCTGCGCGACGGGCTGGTCGCCGATGGCCACGGCGAGTTCGTGCCCGAAGCCTGA